A region of Staphylococcus sp. IVB6181 DNA encodes the following proteins:
- a CDS encoding YtxH domain-containing protein codes for MAKSNNFLKAVLGIGAAAVAVALSRKESRDRLKQEYDKYKENPESYKENAKELANQVASKATETFNEVKQDPKGYAEKVKQDPKGFLQEQKNRFSNSGDAPSPTLKDVKGSDEAQNNIRIVTDEDLKQNENKDSNDNK; via the coding sequence ATGGCTAAATCAAATAACTTCTTAAAAGCAGTACTAGGAATCGGCGCAGCAGCAGTTGCTGTAGCGTTAAGCAGAAAAGAAAGCAGAGATCGTTTAAAACAAGAATATGATAAATACAAAGAAAACCCTGAATCATATAAAGAAAATGCTAAAGAATTAGCAAACCAAGTTGCATCAAAAGCAACTGAAACTTTCAACGAAGTAAAACAAGATCCTAAAGGTTATGCTGAAAAAGTAAAACAAGATCCTAAAGGTTTCTTGCAAGAACAAAAAAATCGTTTCTCTAATTCAGGAGATGCGCCATCACCAACATTAAAAGATGTTAAAGGTTCAGATGAAGCGCAAAACAACATCAGAATCGTTACTGATGAAGATTTAAAACAAAACGAAAACAAAGATTCTAACGACAACAAATAA
- the dat gene encoding D-amino-acid transaminase: MTNKVLLNGRFVEEQEALVPYNDRGYNFGDGIYEYIRIYDGHFFTLQEHFERFLRSASELNIDLDETIESLTEKAEALVKENNVENGGVYMQVTRGAAPRDHAFPGPDVKPQMMAFTRSYGRPLEALENGINAVTVEDIRWLRCDIKSLNLLGNVLSKEYAVKYNASEAIQHRGETVTEGASSNVYAIKDGVIYTHPTDNFILNGITRKVIKRIANEQNIPFKEETFTVDFLKQADEVIVSSTSVEVMPVIKLDGEAVGNGQVGPITRQLQKGFEQKINESH, encoded by the coding sequence ATGACGAATAAAGTGTTGCTAAACGGCCGATTTGTAGAGGAACAAGAGGCACTTGTGCCATATAATGACAGAGGTTATAACTTCGGAGACGGTATTTATGAATACATCCGAATTTATGATGGACACTTCTTTACTTTACAAGAACATTTTGAAAGATTTTTAAGAAGTGCATCTGAACTGAATATTGATTTAGATGAAACAATCGAATCACTTACAGAAAAAGCAGAAGCACTTGTTAAAGAAAACAACGTAGAAAACGGCGGCGTTTATATGCAAGTGACACGCGGTGCAGCACCGCGCGACCATGCGTTCCCAGGTCCGGACGTCAAACCGCAAATGATGGCATTCACAAGAAGTTACGGCAGACCGTTAGAAGCATTAGAAAACGGAATCAACGCTGTAACAGTTGAAGATATCCGCTGGTTGCGCTGCGATATCAAAAGCTTGAATTTGCTTGGTAATGTATTATCAAAAGAATATGCTGTGAAATATAATGCTTCAGAAGCAATCCAACATCGCGGCGAAACTGTCACTGAAGGTGCATCAAGCAACGTATATGCAATTAAAGACGGTGTGATCTATACTCATCCGACTGATAATTTCATCTTGAATGGTATTACTAGAAAAGTAATCAAACGTATTGCAAATGAGCAAAACATCCCATTCAAAGAAGAAACATTTACTGTAGATTTCTTGAAACAAGCGGATGAAGTAATTGTTTCAAGTACTTCAGTTGAAGTGATGCCGGTAATTAAATTGGATGGAGAAGCGGTTGGAAACGGACAAGTCGGTCCAATTACACGCCAATTGCAAAAAGGATTTGAACAAAAAATAAATGAGAGTCATTAA
- a CDS encoding rhodanese-like domain-containing protein: protein MESITTDELKKKMLEHSPVHIVDVREDEETATGIIPGATTIPMNQIPDHVKDFNENDTYYIICAGGVRSANVVNYLKEQNPNIHAVNVEGGMKAWGDEGLEVDSI from the coding sequence ATGGAATCAATTACAACAGATGAACTTAAAAAGAAAATGCTAGAACATTCACCTGTTCATATTGTTGACGTCAGAGAAGATGAGGAAACAGCTACAGGTATTATTCCTGGAGCAACAACAATTCCGATGAATCAAATTCCTGACCATGTCAAAGACTTTAATGAAAATGATACGTACTATATTATTTGCGCAGGCGGTGTACGCAGTGCAAATGTAGTCAACTATCTTAAGGAACAAAACCCTAACATTCATGCTGTAAATGTAGAAGGCGGCATGAAAGCATGGGGCGACGAAGGTTTAGAAGTCGATAGTATTTAA
- a CDS encoding phosphotransferase family protein — protein MEQFYQLGWTLDSAGGASGEAYMAEQDGQKLFLKRNSNPFIAALSAEGIVPKLVWTKRIETGEVVTAQHWKNGRELTFEEMTQTRVAKLLKKIHSSKTLLTMLKRMEMEPITPDILYNKINTSLSRQVLSHHVIRKALTYLEEHKPHLDPRFYTVVHGDVNHNNWLLSDRDELYLVDWEGAMLADPAIDIGMLLYNYVPHSEWSEWLEKYGCKESIDLSKRMKWYTVIQAIGLVEWSEEQKRFKDMNIWLKFLNEVMNSNVFI, from the coding sequence TTGGAGCAGTTCTATCAGTTAGGATGGACTTTAGATTCTGCTGGAGGAGCTTCCGGAGAGGCTTACATGGCTGAACAAGATGGCCAAAAGCTGTTCTTGAAAAGAAACTCAAATCCATTTATAGCAGCATTGTCTGCTGAGGGTATTGTCCCTAAGCTAGTTTGGACGAAACGAATAGAAACAGGGGAAGTTGTCACAGCGCAGCATTGGAAGAATGGCAGAGAATTAACATTCGAAGAGATGACACAAACAAGAGTTGCCAAGCTGTTGAAGAAAATTCACAGCTCAAAAACATTGTTAACAATGTTAAAAAGAATGGAAATGGAACCAATCACACCTGACATTCTTTACAATAAAATCAATACCTCGCTTTCAAGACAAGTGCTTTCGCATCATGTCATACGAAAAGCTTTGACTTATCTTGAAGAACACAAGCCTCATTTGGACCCTCGCTTTTATACAGTTGTTCATGGTGATGTGAATCATAATAATTGGTTACTATCAGATCGAGATGAACTTTATTTAGTAGACTGGGAAGGCGCAATGTTAGCAGATCCGGCCATTGATATTGGAATGCTGCTTTACAATTACGTTCCTCACAGCGAGTGGTCAGAGTGGCTAGAAAAATACGGCTGTAAAGAGTCTATTGATTTAAGCAAGAGAATGAAATGGTATACAGTGATACAAGCAATCGGTCTTGTAGAATGGTCTGAAGAACAAAAACGCTTTAAAGATATGAATATTTGGCTGAAATTCTTAAATGAAGTAATGAACAGCAACGTATTTATTTGA
- a CDS encoding polysaccharide biosynthesis protein, with the protein MNESQELVRGTFLLTVSILITKILGVLFIIPFYAIIGGEENLAPFNYAYAPYNIAIAVATAGVPLAASKYVAKYNAIGAYHVSQKLYKSSFIVMSISGIIGFIILYTLSPFIANVTLAHKSNVKGGWTVDDITWIIRIISTVVIFIPLLATWRGVFQGFKSMGPTAVSEVTEQVARIIFILGGSYVVLHVMNGTVLMANGVATFAAAIGAIVGIFTLWYYWRKRKPYIDEMVASDTTGLDVPYSKMYKEIISYSIPFVIVSLNFPLFNIVDQLTHNNALGIAGVPQQLHDYFFTILNMTTNKIVMIPTSLAAGFAISLIPYITKTYESGELSEMHRQIRTSLGVLMFITVPASLGIMALASPLYTVFYSNNFDGSRLLFFYAPVAMLISLLSITASMLQGIDKQKLTVFVILAAVVVKIVLNFPLIVMFHTAGAVLSTGIALLFANICNFYILKKYAKFTFTETWIQFAKIFIYGFIMMICVEIGYWLMQMVVSPQTKFGSLIILIVGVVIGMAVYGGITLKTRLADQFLGELPSKLRRKLRIS; encoded by the coding sequence ATGAATGAAAGTCAAGAATTAGTGAGAGGGACCTTTCTCTTAACAGTAAGTATTTTGATTACCAAAATACTGGGTGTGCTGTTCATTATACCGTTTTATGCAATTATCGGCGGTGAGGAGAATTTGGCCCCATTCAACTATGCATATGCACCTTACAACATTGCGATTGCTGTAGCAACCGCTGGTGTTCCGCTGGCTGCTTCTAAGTATGTAGCAAAGTATAATGCAATCGGTGCATATCATGTAAGTCAAAAGCTTTATAAATCAAGTTTTATTGTCATGTCGATCAGCGGTATTATCGGGTTTATTATCTTATATACTTTATCTCCGTTTATCGCTAATGTCACATTGGCACATAAATCAAACGTAAAAGGCGGATGGACTGTTGATGATATTACATGGATTATCCGTATTATCAGTACAGTTGTTATCTTTATTCCGCTATTAGCGACTTGGCGAGGGGTATTCCAAGGTTTCAAATCTATGGGTCCTACAGCTGTTTCAGAGGTAACTGAACAAGTAGCTAGAATTATCTTTATTTTAGGCGGCAGCTATGTTGTCTTGCACGTGATGAACGGTACAGTCTTAATGGCCAATGGTGTAGCTACATTTGCGGCAGCAATCGGTGCAATTGTAGGTATCTTTACACTATGGTATTATTGGCGCAAGCGTAAACCATATATAGATGAAATGGTTGCGTCTGACACAACCGGTTTGGATGTTCCGTATTCAAAAATGTATAAAGAAATTATTTCGTATAGTATTCCTTTTGTTATTGTCAGCTTAAACTTCCCGCTCTTCAACATTGTGGATCAGCTGACACATAACAATGCTTTAGGCATTGCAGGCGTACCTCAGCAATTACACGACTATTTCTTTACAATATTAAATATGACAACAAACAAAATTGTGATGATCCCCACTTCATTAGCAGCAGGCTTTGCGATCAGTTTGATTCCTTATATTACAAAGACATATGAATCAGGCGAACTGAGCGAAATGCACAGACAAATCAGAACATCGCTTGGTGTCTTAATGTTTATTACAGTTCCTGCAAGTTTAGGGATTATGGCGTTAGCCTCTCCGTTATATACTGTGTTCTACAGTAATAACTTTGACGGCAGCCGTTTGTTATTCTTCTATGCACCCGTGGCAATGCTGATATCTTTATTAAGTATTACTGCATCTATGCTGCAAGGTATAGATAAACAGAAACTGACAGTATTCGTTATTTTAGCGGCAGTTGTAGTGAAAATTGTATTAAACTTCCCGCTTATTGTTATGTTCCATACAGCAGGTGCAGTACTAAGTACGGGTATCGCTTTATTATTCGCGAACATCTGCAACTTCTATATCTTGAAGAAATATGCGAAGTTCACATTTACAGAAACTTGGATTCAATTTGCGAAAATCTTTATCTACGGCTTCATCATGATGATTTGTGTCGAAATCGGTTATTGGTTGATGCAAATGGTTGTATCGCCGCAAACAAAATTCGGCAGTTTAATTATTTTAATCGTAGGAGTTGTGATTGGTATGGCAGTTTATGGTGGTATCACGCTGAAAACAAGACTTGCGGATCAATTCCTTGGTGAATTGCCAAGCAAATTACGCAGAAAGTTGAGAATCTCATAA
- a CDS encoding pseudouridine synthase — protein sequence MRLDKFLSNMGAGTRSEVKQLLKKNAVMVNGKKEKQSKRQIDPEADEISVNGEVIAYIDKIYLMLNKPAGYVSAVEDAEHNTVISLIEQYQYLDLFPVGRLDKDTEGLLLITNDGQFNHDVMSPNKHVSKVYQVQAAQPVTQDDVQRFKEGIELSDGKVKPAKLEITEDPQIVFVTIHEGRYHQVKRMFHAIDNEVTKLKRVKIGNLKLDDNLLKGEYRELTETELELVKS from the coding sequence ATGAGATTAGATAAATTCTTATCAAATATGGGTGCAGGTACACGCAGCGAGGTCAAACAACTGTTAAAGAAAAATGCAGTGATGGTCAATGGAAAGAAAGAAAAACAAAGCAAGCGTCAAATCGATCCAGAAGCGGATGAAATCAGCGTAAACGGTGAAGTCATTGCTTATATTGATAAAATCTATTTAATGCTGAACAAACCTGCCGGCTATGTTTCTGCGGTTGAGGATGCAGAACATAATACAGTCATTAGCTTGATTGAACAATATCAATATTTAGACCTTTTTCCTGTTGGAAGATTAGATAAAGATACAGAAGGGTTGTTGTTGATTACAAACGATGGGCAATTCAACCACGATGTAATGAGTCCGAATAAGCATGTTTCAAAAGTATATCAAGTCCAAGCAGCACAACCAGTGACGCAAGATGATGTACAAAGATTCAAAGAAGGTATAGAATTATCGGATGGTAAAGTCAAACCGGCAAAACTCGAAATAACAGAAGATCCTCAAATTGTATTTGTAACAATTCATGAAGGTCGCTACCATCAAGTAAAAAGGATGTTTCATGCGATTGATAATGAGGTAACTAAGTTAAAGCGAGTTAAAATCGGAAATTTAAAACTAGATGATAATCTGTTAAAAGGCGAGTATCGCGAATTAACCGAAACAGAATTGGAATTAGTTAAAAGCTAA
- a CDS encoding sugar transferase: MTKTTEEFNSDVLHTPLKINKGEITLDLGVYEYQFQKKLNLQHPVEKPYFALKRIVDIVLSFTLILITLPIMILFSIIICLDSFGSPIYSQMRVGKMGKLFKIYKLRSMKKNAESNGMQWAEKDDPRITRVGHFIRKTRIDELPQLFNVLKGEMSFIGPRPERAEFVELFSSQYQGFEQRCLVLPGLSGWAQVCGGYDLKPNEKLKYDMSYILHASIPLELFIAFKTIGVLFTGSGSR, translated from the coding sequence CGACGTGCTGCATACGCCTTTAAAGATCAATAAAGGCGAAATCACACTGGATTTAGGTGTATATGAGTATCAATTTCAAAAGAAATTGAACTTGCAACATCCGGTTGAAAAACCATACTTTGCATTAAAAAGAATCGTAGACATTGTATTGAGTTTCACATTGATACTCATCACTTTGCCGATTATGATTTTATTTTCGATTATCATTTGTTTGGATAGTTTCGGCAGTCCGATTTATTCGCAGATGCGTGTGGGTAAAATGGGAAAACTGTTTAAAATATATAAATTAAGATCCATGAAGAAAAATGCGGAATCAAACGGCATGCAGTGGGCGGAGAAAGACGACCCGAGAATCACACGTGTCGGCCACTTTATCAGAAAAACAAGAATTGATGAATTGCCGCAATTATTTAACGTGTTAAAAGGCGAAATGAGTTTTATCGGTCCTAGACCTGAACGGGCTGAATTTGTGGAATTATTCAGTTCACAGTATCAAGGATTCGAACAACGCTGTTTAGTTTTGCCAGGTTTAAGCGGCTGGGCACAAGTTTGCGGCGGTTATGATTTAAAACCGAATGAAAAGCTGAAATACGATATGAGTTATATCCTCCATGCATCTATTCCTTTGGAGTTATTTATCGCATTCAAAACAATCGGTGTGTTATTCACAGGTTCTGGTTCTAGATAG
- the pepV gene encoding dipeptidase PepV encodes MWKEKVQEYEDQIIADLSGLLSIESVRDDSKATSDAPVGPGPRAALDYMYQIAERDGFTVHDVDHIAGRIEAGKGEDLFGVLCHVDVVPAGEGWDTPPFQPTVTDDAIIARGTLDDKGPTIAAYYAVKILNEMNVDWKKRVHIIIGTDEESDWKCVDRYFKTEEMPVLGFAPDAEFPAIHGEKGITTFDIKFNADAASDDEAEVTLLSLESGQRYNMVPDEAVAKLSVKTSNSDVTERYQQYLEAHELTGTSELEGDTLVLRLKGKAVHGMDPSIGLNAGLYLIHFLNGLELDANAAKFVDLSERYLFESHFGEKMGMKFHTDKMGDLTTNIGIISYEKGKGGEYGINLRYPEGFEFDEAIEGFKHEVNELGFELELGKVQRPHYVDKDDPFVQSLVQAYRNQTGDMTEPYTIGGGTYARNLDKGVAFGAMFSDSEDLMHQRNEYITKKQLFNATSIYLEALYALCVEE; translated from the coding sequence ATGTGGAAAGAAAAAGTGCAAGAATATGAAGATCAAATTATTGCTGATTTAAGCGGCTTACTATCCATTGAAAGTGTAAGAGACGATAGTAAAGCAACATCTGATGCACCAGTCGGTCCGGGTCCAAGAGCGGCACTTGATTATATGTATCAAATTGCTGAACGTGATGGATTCACTGTCCACGATGTCGATCATATTGCAGGCAGAATCGAAGCAGGTAAAGGAGAAGACTTATTCGGTGTATTATGCCATGTCGACGTAGTACCTGCAGGCGAAGGTTGGGATACTCCGCCGTTTCAACCTACTGTAACTGATGATGCAATTATCGCACGTGGTACTTTAGATGATAAAGGACCTACAATCGCAGCTTATTATGCTGTTAAAATCTTAAATGAAATGAATGTAGATTGGAAAAAACGTGTGCATATTATCATCGGTACAGATGAAGAATCTGATTGGAAATGTGTCGACCGTTATTTCAAAACTGAAGAAATGCCGGTATTAGGTTTTGCGCCTGATGCTGAATTCCCAGCAATTCATGGTGAGAAAGGGATTACTACTTTCGACATCAAATTCAATGCTGATGCTGCTTCTGATGATGAAGCGGAAGTGACACTTTTATCACTTGAATCAGGTCAACGATACAATATGGTTCCTGATGAAGCAGTGGCAAAACTTAGTGTTAAAACAAGCAATTCTGATGTAACAGAACGCTACCAGCAATATCTGGAAGCGCATGAATTAACAGGCACAAGCGAATTAGAAGGAGATACATTAGTACTACGTTTAAAAGGTAAAGCCGTACATGGTATGGACCCTTCAATCGGACTTAATGCAGGGTTATATTTAATTCACTTTTTAAACGGCTTGGAATTAGATGCAAACGCTGCAAAATTTGTGGATTTAAGTGAACGTTATTTATTTGAATCACACTTCGGCGAAAAAATGGGCATGAAATTCCATACCGATAAAATGGGAGACTTAACAACTAACATCGGTATTATTTCTTATGAAAAAGGAAAAGGCGGCGAATATGGTATTAATTTGCGCTACCCAGAAGGATTTGAATTTGATGAAGCTATCGAAGGCTTTAAACACGAAGTAAATGAATTAGGATTCGAACTTGAATTAGGCAAAGTACAACGTCCTCATTATGTTGATAAAGATGATCCGTTTGTACAATCCTTAGTTCAAGCATATCGCAACCAAACAGGCGATATGACTGAGCCATACACAATCGGCGGAGGTACTTACGCACGTAATCTAGATAAAGGCGTAGCATTCGGAGCGATGTTCAGCGACTCAGAGGACTTAATGCATCAAAGAAACGAATACATCACTAAAAAACAATTATTTAATGCTACAAGTATTTATTTAGAAGCATTGTACGCATTATGTGTGGAGGAATGA
- the leuS gene encoding leucine--tRNA ligase, whose translation MSFNHQEIEKKWQNYWAEHKTFKTSDNLGQKKFYALDMFPYPSGAGLHVGHPEGYTATDIISRYKRMQGYNVLHPMGWDAFGLPAEQYALNTGNDPREFTKENIKTFKRQIQELGFSYDWDREISTTDPDYYKWTQWIFIQLYNKGLAYVDEVAVNWCPELKAVLSNEEVVDGVSERGGYPVYRRPMRQWVLRITEYADRLLEDLDDLDWPESIKDMQRNWIGRSEGAKVTFDIENNDGKIDVFTTRPDTIYGATFAVLSPEHELVDQITTEDHKAEVENYKKEASMKSDLERTDLAKDKTGVFTGAYAINPLSGEKLPIWIADYVLSTYGTGAVMAVPAHDERDYEFAQKFDLPIKEVIEGGDIVKEAYTGDGPHINSGALDGLNNAEAIPKAIQLLEERGAGEKKVNFKLRDWLFSRQRYWGEPIPIIHWEDGTMTTVPTEELPLLLPETDSIEPSGTGESPLANIDEFVNVVDPKTGMKGRRETNTMPQWAGSCWYYLRYIDPKNDEMLADPEKLKHWLPVDLYIGGVEHAVLHLLYSRFWHKVLYDLGVVPTKEPFQKLFNQGMILGEGNEKMSKSRGNVVNPDDIVRSHGADTLRLYEMFMGPLDAAIAWSEKGLDGSRRFLDRVWRLFVNEDGTLSSKIVDNDDKSLQKVYNQTVKKVTEDYDTLNFNTAISQLMVFINEGYKADQLYKPYVEGFVKMLSPIAPHLGEELWSKLGHDETISYQPWPDFDESLLVDDEVEIVVQVNGKVRAKVFIPKDASKEEMEDIALKNENVKLDIGEKDIKKVIAVPHKLVNIVAK comes from the coding sequence GTGAGTTTTAATCATCAAGAAATTGAAAAGAAATGGCAGAATTATTGGGCTGAACACAAAACGTTTAAAACTAGCGATAATTTAGGTCAAAAGAAATTTTATGCATTAGATATGTTCCCGTATCCATCAGGTGCAGGGTTGCACGTAGGACATCCTGAAGGTTACACAGCAACAGATATTATTTCACGCTACAAACGTATGCAAGGATATAATGTTCTTCATCCTATGGGATGGGACGCTTTCGGTTTGCCTGCTGAACAATATGCATTGAACACTGGTAATGACCCGCGTGAATTTACTAAAGAAAATATCAAAACATTCAAGCGTCAAATTCAAGAGCTCGGTTTCAGTTATGACTGGGACAGAGAAATCAGTACAACAGATCCTGATTATTATAAATGGACACAATGGATTTTCATTCAACTTTACAACAAAGGCTTAGCTTATGTGGATGAAGTTGCGGTGAACTGGTGTCCTGAACTTAAAGCGGTATTATCTAACGAAGAAGTTGTAGACGGTGTTTCTGAACGCGGAGGATATCCTGTTTATCGCCGTCCGATGAGACAATGGGTATTGCGTATTACTGAATATGCAGACCGTTTGCTTGAAGACTTAGATGACTTAGATTGGCCTGAATCTATCAAAGATATGCAACGTAACTGGATCGGCCGTTCTGAAGGTGCGAAAGTTACATTTGATATCGAAAATAATGATGGCAAAATCGACGTATTCACTACAAGACCGGATACAATTTACGGCGCAACTTTTGCGGTACTAAGTCCAGAACATGAATTAGTAGATCAAATTACAACAGAAGATCATAAAGCAGAAGTTGAAAATTATAAAAAAGAAGCATCTATGAAGTCTGATTTGGAACGTACAGACTTAGCAAAAGACAAAACTGGTGTATTTACAGGCGCATATGCGATTAATCCATTATCTGGCGAAAAACTTCCGATATGGATTGCGGATTATGTATTGTCTACTTATGGTACAGGGGCTGTAATGGCTGTACCGGCACATGATGAACGCGACTATGAATTCGCACAAAAATTCGACTTGCCGATTAAAGAAGTCATCGAAGGCGGAGATATTGTGAAAGAAGCCTATACAGGCGACGGCCCGCATATCAATTCAGGTGCATTAGATGGCTTAAACAATGCAGAAGCGATTCCTAAAGCTATCCAATTGCTTGAAGAAAGAGGTGCCGGCGAGAAAAAAGTCAATTTTAAATTACGCGACTGGTTATTCAGCCGTCAACGTTATTGGGGCGAACCTATTCCGATTATTCATTGGGAAGACGGTACAATGACAACGGTTCCGACAGAAGAATTACCATTGTTATTACCTGAAACTGATTCAATCGAACCTTCAGGTACAGGCGAATCACCACTTGCTAATATTGATGAGTTTGTGAATGTGGTTGATCCTAAAACAGGTATGAAAGGCCGCCGCGAAACAAATACTATGCCACAATGGGCAGGCAGCTGCTGGTATTATTTAAGATATATTGATCCGAAAAATGATGAAATGTTAGCAGACCCTGAAAAATTAAAACACTGGTTGCCGGTTGATTTATATATCGGCGGGGTAGAACATGCGGTACTTCACTTGCTTTACTCAAGATTCTGGCATAAAGTACTTTACGATTTAGGCGTTGTACCGACGAAAGAGCCATTCCAAAAATTATTCAACCAAGGTATGATTTTAGGTGAGGGTAATGAAAAAATGAGTAAATCTCGCGGCAACGTAGTCAACCCAGACGATATCGTACGTTCACACGGTGCAGACACATTACGCTTATACGAAATGTTCATGGGACCTTTAGATGCGGCAATCGCATGGAGCGAAAAAGGTTTAGACGGTTCTCGTCGTTTCTTAGACCGTGTCTGGAGATTGTTCGTAAATGAAGATGGCACACTATCTTCTAAAATTGTAGATAATGATGATAAATCATTACAAAAAGTATATAACCAAACTGTGAAAAAAGTAACAGAAGACTATGACACATTAAACTTCAACACTGCTATCAGTCAATTGATGGTATTCATTAACGAAGGCTACAAAGCTGATCAGCTTTACAAACCTTATGTTGAAGGATTTGTGAAAATGTTGTCACCGATTGCGCCGCATTTAGGTGAAGAATTATGGTCTAAACTTGGACATGATGAAACAATCAGTTACCAACCATGGCCAGATTTCGATGAATCATTACTTGTTGATGATGAAGTTGAAATTGTTGTCCAAGTCAACGGTAAAGTCAGAGCGAAAGTCTTCATTCCAAAAGATGCGTCAAAAGAAGAAATGGAAGACATTGCTTTAAAAAATGAAAATGTTAAATTAGATATAGGGGAAAAAGACATCAAGAAAGTCATCGCTGTTCCGCATAAATTAGTGAACATTGTAGCTAAATAA
- a CDS encoding NAD(P)/FAD-dependent oxidoreductase yields the protein MYQTIIIGGGPSGLMSAAAASQDKQKVLLIEKKKGLGRKLKISGGGRCNVTNRLPYDEIIRHIPGNGKFLYSPFSVFDNESIIEFFESRGVKLKEEDHGRMFPVSNRAQDVVDTLIQELAQNHVEVKEETAVKHIQKNDDGSFSVTDQDNRDYLAKSVVIATGGTSVPHTGSTGDGYTFAESLGHTITELFPTEVPITSKEPFIIRKTLKGLSLKDVALSVLRKNKKPRITHQMDMIFTHFGVSGPAALRCSQFVYKEQKSQKRQDIKMQLDVFPEKKENEVQARIKKLIKDAPDKYIKNSLRGIIEERYLNFILEQAGVAEDTTGHHISNQQILEIAHLFKTFTFTVNGTLPIEKAFVTGGGVSIKEIEPHTMMSKITPGLFLCGEVLDIHGYTGGYNITSALVTGRVSGLNAGIYNSTM from the coding sequence ATGTACCAAACAATCATTATAGGCGGCGGTCCCAGCGGTTTAATGTCAGCTGCAGCCGCAAGCCAAGACAAACAAAAGGTTTTGCTGATAGAAAAGAAGAAAGGACTCGGCAGAAAACTGAAAATTTCAGGCGGAGGCAGATGCAATGTCACCAACCGATTGCCCTACGATGAAATTATCCGTCATATTCCAGGCAACGGAAAATTTCTTTACAGCCCCTTTTCAGTTTTCGACAATGAGTCTATTATAGAATTCTTTGAATCAAGAGGCGTAAAACTTAAAGAAGAAGATCACGGCCGAATGTTTCCGGTTTCTAACCGTGCACAAGATGTCGTGGATACCTTGATTCAAGAACTCGCTCAAAATCATGTTGAAGTTAAAGAAGAAACAGCAGTCAAACACATCCAAAAGAACGATGATGGAAGCTTTAGCGTTACAGATCAAGATAACCGCGACTATTTAGCCAAATCAGTGGTTATCGCTACAGGCGGCACAAGTGTACCGCACACAGGTTCAACAGGTGACGGCTATACATTTGCGGAAAGTTTAGGCCATACCATTACAGAACTCTTTCCGACAGAAGTTCCGATTACTTCTAAAGAACCTTTTATAATCAGAAAGACACTCAAAGGCCTCAGCTTAAAAGATGTCGCTTTATCTGTATTAAGAAAAAATAAAAAACCGCGTATCACCCATCAAATGGATATGATTTTCACACACTTCGGCGTCAGCGGACCTGCTGCTTTACGCTGCAGCCAATTTGTATACAAAGAACAAAAGTCTCAAAAGAGACAAGACATCAAAATGCAGCTTGATGTCTTCCCTGAAAAAAAAGAAAATGAAGTGCAAGCACGCATTAAGAAATTAATTAAAGATGCTCCGGATAAATATATCAAGAACAGCTTGCGCGGCATTATTGAAGAACGCTATCTGAATTTTATTTTAGAACAAGCCGGCGTAGCTGAAGACACAACCGGACATCATATCTCTAATCAGCAAATCTTGGAAATCGCACATCTGTTCAAAACATTTACGTTTACTGTAAATGGTACCTTGCCGATAGAAAAAGCATTTGTCACAGGCGGCGGTGTCTCTATTAAAGAAATCGAACCGCATACGATGATGTCTAAAATTACACCTGGCCTTTTCCTTTGCGGTGAAGTACTCGATATACACGGTTATACTGGCGGCTATAATATTACCAGCGCTTTAGTAACCGGACGTGTTTCGGGTCTTAACGCAGGCATCTACAACAGCACAATGTAA